The Actinopolyspora erythraea genome has a segment encoding these proteins:
- a CDS encoding DUF397 domain-containing protein produces the protein MIPTENFGGWHKATASAANGGGCVEVGYAPGHIAVRDSKDRTQGAHVFTAEEWTAFLAGVKAGEFDL, from the coding sequence ATGATCCCGACCGAGAACTTCGGCGGCTGGCACAAGGCCACGGCCAGCGCCGCCAATGGCGGAGGCTGCGTCGAGGTGGGCTACGCGCCGGGACACATCGCCGTCCGGGACAGCAAAGACCGCACCCAGGGCGCTCATGTCTTCACCGCCGAGGAATGGACCGCGTTCCTGGCCGGAGTCAAAGCAGGCGAGTTCGACCTCTGA
- a CDS encoding helix-turn-helix domain-containing protein, with translation MRLALSCIDRSDAGDRIAGAIHQSSSNPSFSADPRHGTIMPMSTPTVLRFMLGKELRSLRERAGLELADAARVIERNWSVVSKLENGVTSIRQKDLRELVRFYRETLGSTERGEPADGGDEVDVEQLVEINKGTDVRGRWRGYRSIVPKWFRMAMDLEADAEVINLYQSEIIHGLFQTEEYIRALFTDGALRSVTESTESAVKARLERQQVLTTDTAPRVTAVLSESALRRQVGGPEVMRRQLDYLVELSERPNIDLHVAAFGSRTAIGLSFPFVQFRIPSIGPQASPLEFVLVEQYHDANYLDGPTEVAEYSDLWHGLLGAALDPVHSRDLVRRIAGEFARSTFEGEASS, from the coding sequence ATGCGATTGGCGCTGTCGTGTATCGACCGCAGTGACGCTGGAGACCGAATCGCCGGTGCGATTCACCAAAGTTCTTCGAATCCGTCGTTTTCGGCCGATCCGCGCCATGGGACGATCATGCCCATGTCGACCCCCACAGTGCTGCGGTTCATGCTGGGCAAAGAGCTACGTTCACTACGTGAACGTGCCGGGCTGGAGCTCGCCGACGCCGCGAGGGTGATCGAACGGAACTGGAGCGTCGTCAGCAAGTTGGAAAACGGCGTGACGAGCATCCGTCAGAAAGATCTCCGTGAACTGGTTCGGTTCTACCGCGAGACCCTCGGATCCACGGAGCGAGGCGAGCCCGCTGACGGGGGTGACGAGGTTGATGTCGAGCAGCTCGTCGAGATCAACAAGGGCACGGATGTTCGTGGGCGGTGGCGGGGGTATCGCTCGATCGTGCCCAAGTGGTTTCGGATGGCCATGGATCTGGAGGCCGACGCCGAGGTGATCAACCTCTACCAGTCGGAGATCATCCACGGGCTGTTTCAAACCGAGGAATACATTCGAGCGTTGTTCACCGACGGCGCGTTGCGCTCTGTCACCGAGTCCACCGAGTCGGCGGTCAAGGCTCGGCTGGAACGTCAACAGGTTCTGACCACCGACACCGCCCCGCGCGTGACCGCTGTGCTGTCCGAGTCCGCGCTTCGGCGGCAGGTGGGTGGACCGGAGGTGATGCGTCGACAGCTGGACTATCTGGTGGAGTTGTCCGAGCGCCCCAACATCGACCTGCATGTCGCCGCGTTCGGCAGCAGGACCGCTATCGGGCTTTCTTTCCCGTTCGTGCAGTTCCGCATACCCTCGATAGGGCCACAAGCATCACCGCTGGAGTTCGTGCTGGTTGAGCAGTATCACGACGCGAACTACCTCGATGGCCCCACTGAAGTCGCCGAATACAGTGATCTGTGGCATGGGCTGTTGGGAGCGGCCCTCGATCCCGTGCACTCGCGCGATCTCGTGCGTCGCATCGCCGGGGAGTTCGCACGATCCACATTCGAAGGAGAAGCATCATCATGA
- the dapC gene encoding succinyldiaminopimelate transaminase, whose protein sequence is MSVDGTSGGVAVTGQRPSEPRGPRLPEFPWDSLASAGELARSHPDGVVNLSVGTPVDPVPPPLRDALAAGSDSPGYPATHGTPELRSAAVEALRRRHGVTGLDPEAVLPTIGSKEFVAWLPTLLGVRPGDVVAIPELAYPTYEVGARLAGAEIARLAPGEAPPAGTALVWLNSPSNPTGRVDGAATLAESVRAAREVGAVVASDECYLDLGWRTEPVSVLDPRVAGERPDGVLAVHSLSKTSNFAGYRAGFVTGDPRLVANLLEVRKHAGMIMPRPVQEAMTVALGDDEHVREQYGRYRARRERLWGALETAGFRIDYSEAGLYLWASGGADAWSTVDWLARRGILAAPGTFYGPAGQQHVRVALTASDERVEAAARRLTG, encoded by the coding sequence ATGAGCGTCGACGGCACGTCGGGCGGGGTCGCGGTCACCGGGCAGCGGCCGTCGGAACCCCGCGGTCCCCGGCTGCCCGAGTTCCCGTGGGACTCGCTCGCGTCGGCCGGTGAGTTGGCGCGTTCCCACCCCGACGGGGTGGTCAACCTGTCGGTGGGGACTCCCGTCGATCCGGTGCCGCCGCCGCTGCGTGACGCCCTGGCGGCGGGGTCGGACTCGCCCGGTTACCCGGCCACGCACGGCACGCCGGAACTGCGTTCCGCCGCCGTCGAGGCGCTGCGGCGGCGGCACGGGGTGACCGGGCTCGATCCCGAGGCGGTGCTGCCCACGATCGGTTCCAAGGAGTTCGTCGCCTGGCTGCCCACGCTGCTGGGAGTGCGCCCCGGTGACGTGGTCGCGATCCCCGAACTGGCCTATCCCACCTACGAGGTCGGGGCACGGCTGGCCGGTGCGGAGATCGCGCGGCTGGCTCCCGGAGAGGCACCACCGGCGGGGACCGCCCTGGTGTGGTTGAACTCGCCGTCCAATCCCACCGGACGGGTCGACGGCGCGGCGACGCTGGCCGAGTCGGTGCGCGCCGCGCGCGAGGTCGGCGCGGTGGTGGCCTCCGATGAGTGCTATCTGGACCTGGGCTGGCGCACCGAGCCCGTGTCCGTGCTGGACCCGAGGGTGGCCGGGGAACGGCCGGACGGGGTGCTGGCGGTGCACTCGTTGTCGAAGACCTCCAACTTCGCGGGCTACCGCGCGGGCTTCGTCACCGGTGATCCGCGGCTGGTCGCCAACCTGCTGGAGGTGCGCAAGCACGCCGGGATGATCATGCCCCGCCCCGTGCAGGAGGCCATGACCGTCGCGCTCGGCGACGACGAGCACGTGCGAGAGCAGTACGGGCGCTACCGCGCGCGGCGCGAGCGGTTGTGGGGCGCGCTCGAAACCGCCGGGTTCCGGATCGATTACTCCGAGGCGGGGCTCTACCTGTGGGCGAGCGGCGGTGCGGACGCCTGGAGCACTGTGGACTGGCTGGCCCGGCGCGGGATCCTGGCCGCGCCCGGCACGTTCTACGGACCCGCCGGTCAGCAGCACGTCCGGGTGGCGCTGACCGCCTCCGACGAGCGGGTCGAGGCCGCCGCGCGGCGCCTCACCGGCTAG
- a CDS encoding lantibiotic dehydratase yields MGSGHPVYRHTGVVQVRASTDPGSWDLPPALHASADQQTGRDWLAELWRREEIRSAVTVASPTLARTIETELAGHSRGQHSLPRLLGTVSAYLRRWQRRATPFGLFAGVAATVPSDQPSPAGDAHRITARPDAGWLGRLIDELEHDRQVRTRLPVVTNNAAHVRGDQLVVPTHLSESTPDHASALDLSLRLTGPVRAALDAASEPILLASLQDKLAETFAHASSTTIETLLGELVTAKALLTNLRPPMTSPNPLAHVVETLQNAELEDLPAVTELATQLSMVHTALPHHTIADDAGRAALTETATRMRTLRPAETVLTVDATLDQPPTIPEQALAEAESAATALLRLTPHPFGTPAWREYHQRFLARYGPGARVPVREIIADSGLGFPAGWLGAARAHSPHMLTERDTTLLRLIQHATAAGEREITLTEPLLERLRVGDHGRMIPPERVELAFQLHSPSPAALRHGRFQLWVTGAMHPGSMAGRFAPLLSEPDQHRLAQTYAPDDEHTLPAQLSFPPRREHNENITRVPQLTSHLIPLGEYHEQDHTVIPLDDLAVTADHRSMGLIRLSTGQRVRPWLPHALETQQHTPPLARFLAELPSACSGFYGLVDVGAAREMPMLPRLRYGRTVLSPAQWRLPRADLPTAEADTDSWDTTLATWRHRWHIPAHVQLIERGDQRLPLDLDDPGDRALLRRRLHHSRSSHVLLRETGSPQNHAWSRHVCEFLTPLSARPPAHQPAPAPAAAGPSPSRAHLPGTGHVLRADLLVHPERATTVLTQHLPSLCHALAERMRRWWFTRHHQPHRPDSDQYLTLCFRLESGSHYAESAARLADWAAPLQQIGLLAEYTLAPYHPHGTYGTRPDTETAAEHLFTTDSETALSQLHWASTTGLPSQATAAVSMTDIAAHLAPTPEQGYRWLTHLLAHQPGKLDRELRDAALHLADRDPLEQLTTLTGGTELATAWRHRREAVLAYRDQQHHDHADPDTVLRSLLREHHLRAVGVNTGAERLTQRLARAAAQRRLALGHRRAP; encoded by the coding sequence GTGGGTTCTGGACACCCCGTCTACCGCCACACCGGTGTGGTGCAGGTGCGCGCCAGCACCGACCCGGGCAGCTGGGATCTGCCGCCCGCGCTCCACGCCAGCGCCGACCAGCAGACAGGCCGGGACTGGCTGGCCGAGCTGTGGCGCCGCGAGGAGATCCGCTCGGCGGTGACGGTGGCCAGTCCCACGCTGGCACGCACCATCGAGACCGAACTCGCCGGGCACTCCCGCGGGCAACATTCCCTGCCCCGGCTGCTCGGCACCGTCTCGGCGTATCTGCGGCGCTGGCAACGGCGCGCCACCCCGTTCGGCCTGTTCGCCGGGGTGGCCGCCACCGTCCCCAGCGACCAGCCGTCCCCGGCCGGCGACGCACACCGGATCACGGCACGCCCCGACGCGGGCTGGCTGGGCCGCCTCATCGACGAACTGGAACACGACCGGCAGGTGCGCACGCGCTTGCCGGTGGTGACCAACAACGCCGCGCACGTGCGTGGAGACCAACTCGTTGTGCCCACCCACCTGTCCGAGTCCACCCCTGACCACGCGTCCGCGCTGGACCTGTCGCTGCGGTTAACCGGGCCGGTGCGTGCCGCGCTGGACGCGGCCAGCGAGCCGATCCTGCTGGCCAGCCTGCAGGACAAGCTCGCCGAGACGTTTGCCCACGCGTCCTCGACCACGATCGAGACACTGCTGGGCGAGCTGGTGACCGCCAAAGCACTGTTGACCAACCTGCGGCCCCCGATGACCAGCCCGAACCCGCTGGCCCATGTCGTGGAAACGCTGCAAAACGCCGAGCTCGAGGATCTTCCCGCCGTCACCGAGCTGGCTACCCAGCTGTCCATGGTGCACACCGCGCTGCCTCACCACACCATCGCCGACGACGCGGGCCGAGCAGCGCTGACCGAGACCGCCACGCGGATGCGCACCCTCCGCCCCGCCGAGACGGTGCTGACGGTCGACGCCACCCTGGACCAGCCGCCCACAATCCCCGAGCAGGCACTGGCCGAAGCCGAATCCGCAGCGACCGCGTTGCTGCGGCTGACTCCGCACCCGTTCGGCACGCCCGCCTGGCGCGAGTACCACCAGCGTTTCCTCGCCCGCTACGGCCCCGGGGCCCGCGTGCCGGTGCGCGAGATCATCGCCGATTCCGGGCTGGGGTTTCCCGCCGGATGGCTCGGCGCCGCCCGAGCGCACAGCCCCCACATGCTCACCGAGCGCGACACCACTCTGCTGCGGCTGATCCAGCACGCCACCGCCGCCGGAGAGCGCGAGATCACCCTGACCGAACCGCTTCTCGAGCGGCTGCGGGTCGGTGACCACGGGCGCATGATCCCGCCGGAGAGAGTGGAACTGGCCTTCCAGCTGCACAGCCCCTCACCGGCCGCGCTGCGGCACGGCCGGTTCCAGCTGTGGGTCACAGGCGCGATGCACCCCGGCAGCATGGCCGGTCGGTTCGCTCCGCTGCTGTCCGAACCGGACCAGCACCGGCTGGCCCAGACCTATGCCCCCGACGACGAGCACACCCTGCCCGCCCAACTGTCGTTTCCCCCACGACGCGAACACAACGAGAACATCACCCGCGTGCCCCAGCTGACGTCGCACCTGATCCCCCTCGGCGAGTACCACGAGCAGGACCACACGGTGATCCCGCTCGACGATCTCGCCGTCACCGCCGACCACCGCAGCATGGGGCTGATACGGCTCTCCACCGGGCAGCGAGTACGGCCGTGGCTGCCGCACGCGCTGGAGACCCAGCAGCACACACCCCCACTGGCGCGGTTTCTGGCGGAGCTGCCCTCGGCCTGCAGCGGTTTCTACGGACTCGTCGACGTCGGTGCCGCCCGAGAGATGCCCATGCTTCCCCGCCTGCGGTACGGCCGCACCGTGCTCTCCCCCGCCCAGTGGCGCCTGCCCCGCGCCGATCTGCCCACCGCCGAGGCGGACACCGACAGCTGGGACACCACGCTGGCCACGTGGCGCCACCGCTGGCACATCCCCGCACACGTGCAGCTGATCGAACGCGGCGACCAGCGGCTCCCCCTCGACCTGGACGATCCCGGTGACCGGGCGCTGCTGCGTCGCCGCCTGCACCACAGCCGCAGCAGCCACGTGCTGCTCCGCGAAACCGGCAGCCCCCAGAATCACGCTTGGTCGCGCCACGTCTGCGAATTCCTCACCCCCTTGAGCGCCAGACCACCCGCACACCAGCCCGCCCCGGCACCCGCCGCAGCCGGACCCTCCCCCAGCCGGGCACACCTGCCCGGCACCGGGCACGTGCTGCGCGCCGACCTGCTCGTCCATCCCGAGCGAGCCACCACCGTGCTGACCCAGCACCTGCCGAGCCTCTGCCACGCCCTCGCCGAGCGGATGCGCCGCTGGTGGTTCACCCGACACCACCAGCCCCACCGCCCCGACAGCGACCAGTACCTCACCCTGTGCTTCCGCCTCGAATCAGGCAGCCACTACGCCGAGAGCGCCGCCCGCCTGGCCGACTGGGCCGCACCCCTGCAGCAGATCGGGCTGCTGGCCGAGTACACCCTCGCGCCGTACCACCCGCACGGGACCTACGGCACGCGGCCTGACACCGAGACCGCCGCCGAACACCTCTTCACCACCGACTCCGAGACAGCCCTGTCCCAACTGCACTGGGCCAGCACAACCGGCCTTCCCAGCCAAGCCACCGCGGCCGTGTCGATGACCGACATCGCCGCGCATCTGGCCCCCACCCCCGAGCAGGGCTATCGCTGGCTGACCCACCTGCTGGCCCACCAGCCCGGCAAACTCGACCGCGAGCTGCGCGACGCCGCGCTCCACCTGGCCGACCGGGACCCCCTGGAACAGCTGACCACACTCACCGGCGGCACCGAGCTGGCCACCGCGTGGCGCCACCGGCGCGAGGCGGTCCTGGCCTACCGCGACCAACAGCACCACGACCACGCCGACCCCGACACCGTGCTGCGGTCCCTGCTGCGCGAACACCACCTGCGCGCCGTCGGCGTCAACACCGGAGCCGAACGGCTGACCCAACGGCTGGCCCGAGCCGCCGCCCAACGCCGCCTCGCCCTCGGCCACCGGAGAGCCCCATGA
- the fdxA gene encoding ferredoxin encodes MTYVIAEPCVDVLDKGCIEECPVDCIYEGGRMLYIHPDECVDCGACEPVCPVEAIYYEDDVPEEWASYTQANVDFFDDLGSPGGAAKVGKINKDVEPVSSLPPQGE; translated from the coding sequence GTGACCTACGTGATCGCCGAGCCGTGCGTCGACGTGCTCGACAAGGGATGCATCGAGGAATGCCCCGTCGACTGCATCTACGAGGGCGGGCGGATGCTCTACATCCACCCGGACGAGTGCGTCGACTGCGGTGCCTGTGAGCCGGTCTGCCCGGTCGAGGCCATCTACTACGAGGACGACGTTCCCGAGGAGTGGGCCTCCTACACGCAGGCCAACGTGGACTTCTTCGACGACCTGGGCTCGCCGGGCGGCGCGGCCAAGGTCGGGAAGATCAACAAGGACGTCGAGCCCGTGTCCAGCCTGCCCCCACAGGGCGAATGA
- the fxlM gene encoding methyltransferase, FxLD system: MGTSTDSAQADALREDMINQLWTMGAVRSERIADVFRVVDRRWFTPETSLQQAYDPRAAVPIKRDEHGVAISTVSAPQLQAGMLEQADVRPDMSVLEIGSGGVNAAMLSYLAGPDGSVTSVDIDPEVTARARELLDRAGFPAVNVITADAAAGEIGDGPYDRIVVTVSAWDVPSAWTDQLGPRGRLVVPLRMRGLTRSLALDRQDDHLVSRSAEVCGFVTMQGQGATTEQLVPLRGSTVVVRFDDGWPDDQPPELDELVTTRRVELWSGVTLPGSESFDTLSLWLATRFTGFGRLAAEPDQKDTLASAEVLWFDPAVVTHDSVAYLTARRASPGVSEFGVYAFGPHADTLAEQMAEQIRVWDRERRHGPGPDIAVWPRETSDERLPPADLVITKRHSRITISWPAAEGAASQAE; the protein is encoded by the coding sequence ATGGGTACGTCGACGGATTCCGCGCAGGCCGACGCGCTGCGCGAGGACATGATCAATCAACTGTGGACAATGGGTGCGGTGCGTAGTGAGCGGATCGCCGACGTGTTTCGGGTGGTGGATCGGCGATGGTTCACCCCTGAGACATCGCTGCAGCAGGCCTACGATCCCCGGGCGGCCGTGCCGATCAAGCGTGATGAGCACGGGGTCGCGATCAGCACTGTCTCGGCGCCGCAGCTGCAGGCGGGAATGCTGGAGCAGGCCGACGTTCGCCCCGACATGAGCGTGTTGGAAATCGGTTCCGGTGGGGTCAATGCCGCCATGCTCAGCTATCTGGCCGGCCCGGACGGGTCTGTGACCAGCGTCGACATTGACCCCGAAGTGACCGCCCGGGCCCGCGAGTTGCTGGATCGGGCCGGTTTTCCAGCGGTGAACGTGATCACCGCCGACGCGGCGGCCGGAGAGATCGGTGACGGCCCCTACGACCGGATCGTGGTCACGGTCAGCGCGTGGGACGTCCCCTCCGCCTGGACGGATCAGCTCGGACCGCGGGGCCGCTTGGTGGTTCCGCTGCGGATGCGGGGATTGACCCGCTCGCTGGCCCTGGACCGGCAGGACGATCACCTGGTCAGCCGCTCTGCCGAGGTGTGCGGGTTCGTCACCATGCAGGGCCAGGGGGCCACCACGGAGCAGCTGGTGCCGCTGCGGGGCAGCACCGTCGTCGTGCGGTTCGACGATGGCTGGCCCGACGATCAGCCCCCGGAGCTCGATGAGCTGGTGACCACCCGGCGGGTCGAGCTGTGGAGCGGGGTGACCCTGCCCGGTAGTGAATCGTTCGACACGCTCTCACTCTGGCTGGCCACCCGGTTTACCGGATTCGGCCGGTTGGCCGCCGAGCCCGACCAGAAAGACACGCTGGCCTCTGCCGAGGTGTTGTGGTTCGACCCGGCGGTGGTCACCCACGATTCGGTGGCCTATCTGACGGCACGGCGCGCCTCACCCGGTGTCTCCGAATTCGGTGTGTATGCCTTCGGGCCGCACGCGGACACGCTCGCCGAGCAGATGGCCGAGCAGATCCGTGTCTGGGACCGCGAGCGGCGTCACGGGCCCGGGCCCGACATCGCGGTCTGGCCCCGCGAGACCTCCGACGAGCGGCTGCCCCCGGCCGATCTGGTGATTACCAAGCGCCACAGCCGCATCACGATCTCCTGGCCCGCGGCCGAAGGCGCCGCGAGCCAGGCCGAGTAA
- a CDS encoding thiopeptide-type bacteriocin biosynthesis protein: protein MSAAELTHDATTHAVLTVLGGTPLAHAAATAGMSSAELAEAVETYHQAGHAALTTRTDRGWYQIALELPPDHLEETLTSSLAPQLRQLTTTGAITGWWFLRKTPGLRLRITPADNASTIDPLLNELQTTGALTTWRRGLYEPEQAAFGGPTAMSLAHELFAADSHHLTTYLHDPHPPLGRRELSLLLCSSLFRAAGQEWFECGDIWHRVSRTRPAPPPLAHPEQLTHQLHTLLTHDPHPRGPLFSPEGPLHTYAPWAHAFAHTGHALAHPHPLQRGLRDILAHHVLFHWNRLGLNTTTQSILARTATTALLNTE from the coding sequence ATGTCTGCTGCTGAGCTGACCCACGACGCCACCACCCACGCCGTACTCACCGTGCTTGGCGGAACACCACTCGCGCACGCCGCGGCCACCGCCGGGATGAGCTCCGCAGAACTGGCCGAGGCGGTCGAGACCTACCACCAGGCCGGACACGCAGCGCTGACCACCCGAACCGACCGCGGCTGGTACCAAATCGCCCTCGAACTGCCCCCAGACCACCTCGAAGAAACCCTGACCAGCAGCCTCGCACCCCAACTGCGCCAACTCACCACCACCGGCGCCATCACCGGCTGGTGGTTCCTCCGCAAAACCCCCGGACTACGCCTGCGCATCACCCCCGCCGACAACGCCTCCACGATCGACCCCCTGCTCAACGAACTCCAAACCACCGGCGCACTCACCACGTGGCGACGCGGACTGTACGAACCAGAACAAGCCGCCTTCGGCGGTCCCACCGCGATGAGCCTCGCCCACGAACTGTTCGCCGCCGACAGCCACCACCTGACGACCTACCTGCACGACCCACACCCACCCCTCGGTCGACGAGAACTGTCCCTGCTGTTGTGCAGCAGCCTGTTCCGCGCCGCCGGGCAAGAATGGTTCGAATGCGGCGACATCTGGCACCGCGTCAGCCGCACACGACCCGCACCCCCACCGCTCGCCCACCCCGAACAACTCACCCACCAGCTGCACACACTGCTGACCCACGACCCCCACCCCCGCGGTCCCTTGTTCAGTCCCGAGGGGCCACTACACACCTACGCGCCCTGGGCCCACGCATTCGCCCACACCGGACACGCCCTGGCCCACCCCCACCCCCTCCAGCGAGGACTCCGCGACATCCTCGCCCACCACGTGCTGTTCCACTGGAACCGCCTCGGACTCAACACCACCACACAAAGCATCCTCGCCCGCACCGCCACCACCGCGCTCCTCAACACCGAATGA
- the fxlM gene encoding methyltransferase, FxLD system — protein MTNNTTSADALRARMVDKVRAKGFAANSRVEQVLRDMPRHDFVPGHDLDTAYHPFQAVITHRFADGSSLSCASAPFVVAMMLDQLDVRPSDRVLEIGAGTGYNAALLADLTGDTQLVTTIDVDPDVTTQARRNLNAAGYGDVRVVTGDGTDGVAEHGPYDRIIATVSPWNIPPAWWHQLTPVGRMVLPLRWRGQTRAVAFADQHGTLVSDAVELCGFVNLTGETEGEQSGAITDDSTISLHWDHDQPLDPNKLHGVLEAPSITRWSGHTMGGNEPFDGIWLRMTAEDNRTCRLNVHPDVPNEVADPLAPMRSPALAAGESLAYVTKHRHQTDNGSRWELGAIGHGPAERTRDSTSDRGSWARRIARATDG, from the coding sequence ATGACCAACAACACCACCTCAGCCGACGCGCTGCGTGCCCGCATGGTCGACAAGGTTCGCGCGAAGGGATTCGCCGCGAACTCGCGCGTGGAGCAGGTCCTCCGGGACATGCCGCGCCACGACTTCGTGCCCGGACACGACCTGGACACCGCGTACCACCCGTTCCAAGCGGTGATCACCCACCGGTTCGCCGACGGCAGCTCCCTGAGCTGTGCCAGCGCCCCGTTCGTCGTGGCGATGATGCTCGACCAACTCGACGTGCGCCCCAGCGATCGCGTGCTGGAGATCGGCGCCGGAACCGGCTACAACGCCGCCCTGCTCGCCGACCTCACCGGCGACACGCAACTCGTGACCACCATCGACGTGGACCCCGACGTCACCACGCAGGCCCGGCGAAATCTCAACGCGGCCGGGTACGGCGACGTGCGTGTAGTCACCGGAGACGGCACCGACGGAGTAGCCGAGCACGGACCCTACGACCGGATCATCGCCACCGTCTCCCCCTGGAACATCCCACCGGCCTGGTGGCACCAACTCACCCCCGTCGGACGCATGGTGCTCCCCCTGCGCTGGCGCGGCCAAACCCGCGCCGTGGCCTTCGCCGACCAGCACGGCACGCTCGTCTCGGACGCAGTGGAACTGTGCGGCTTCGTGAACCTGACCGGGGAGACCGAAGGAGAACAGAGCGGCGCGATCACCGACGACAGCACCATCAGCCTGCACTGGGACCACGACCAACCACTCGATCCCAACAAGCTGCACGGCGTGCTCGAGGCTCCGAGCATCACCCGCTGGTCCGGGCACACGATGGGCGGTAACGAACCCTTCGACGGGATCTGGCTGCGGATGACCGCCGAGGACAACCGAACCTGTCGACTCAACGTACACCCGGACGTGCCCAACGAGGTCGCCGACCCGCTCGCGCCGATGCGGTCCCCAGCACTCGCGGCGGGCGAATCACTGGCCTACGTGACCAAGCACCGACACCAGACCGACAACGGCTCCCGCTGGGAACTCGGCGCGATCGGCCACGGACCAGCCGAACGCACCCGCGACTCCACATCGGACCGCGGCTCATGGGCGCGGCGTATCGCGCGAGCGACCGACGGGTGA
- a CDS encoding lanthionine synthetase C family protein yields MTATTTASCLTRIAEELATPPPATQAWHAQSLSRGTAGTALLHLERARSGHGPWHRAHTWVRAATSHPVLAGTDTSLYLGAPAVATLLHTASESIPSYTAAAATLREPITADTHRRVDLALQHLQQGSTRFSDYDLFRGLTGTGRLLLDHAPGDDALARVLDYLVRLTHPKRDTETTLPGWWTAHDPDPALPTPGGHANHGLAHGIAGPLALLALARRRGITVPGQREAIERILAHYDHWRHDTDHGPWWPQWITHEHHALTAAHQHGPPRPSWCYGTPGIARAHQLAALALDDTTRHRHAENALTACLTDPRQLALISDHGLCHGWAGLYQTSWRIAGDARSTSITHHLSTLPQQLTNHLDTTTPTNDPGFLTGTAGTALALHTALIDTPPRSGWDACLLLS; encoded by the coding sequence ATGACCGCCACTACCACCGCTTCCTGCCTCACCCGCATCGCCGAAGAACTCGCCACACCCCCACCGGCCACGCAAGCCTGGCACGCGCAATCACTGTCGCGCGGCACCGCCGGGACCGCCCTGCTGCACCTGGAACGAGCCCGCAGCGGCCACGGCCCCTGGCACCGCGCCCACACCTGGGTGCGCGCCGCCACCAGCCATCCCGTGCTCGCCGGTACCGACACCTCGCTGTATCTCGGCGCCCCCGCCGTGGCGACACTGCTGCACACCGCCAGCGAGAGCATCCCCTCCTACACCGCCGCCGCGGCCACCCTGCGCGAGCCGATCACCGCCGACACCCACCGCCGGGTCGACCTCGCCCTACAACACCTCCAGCAGGGCAGCACCCGCTTCAGCGACTACGACCTGTTTCGCGGACTGACCGGGACAGGCCGACTGCTGCTCGACCACGCACCCGGCGACGACGCCCTCGCCCGCGTACTCGACTACCTCGTCCGACTCACCCACCCCAAGCGGGACACCGAGACCACCCTGCCCGGCTGGTGGACCGCCCACGATCCCGACCCTGCCCTGCCCACCCCCGGTGGGCACGCCAACCACGGCCTCGCCCACGGCATCGCCGGCCCCCTCGCGCTGCTGGCCCTCGCACGGCGACGCGGCATCACCGTGCCCGGCCAGCGCGAAGCGATCGAACGAATCCTCGCCCACTACGACCACTGGCGCCACGACACCGACCACGGGCCCTGGTGGCCCCAATGGATCACCCACGAGCACCACGCACTCACCGCCGCCCACCAGCACGGTCCACCACGCCCCTCCTGGTGCTACGGCACCCCCGGCATCGCCCGCGCCCACCAGCTGGCCGCACTCGCCCTCGACGACACCACCCGGCACCGCCACGCCGAAAACGCCCTCACCGCCTGCCTGACCGACCCACGGCAACTGGCACTGATCAGTGACCACGGGCTGTGCCACGGCTGGGCCGGGCTCTACCAAACCAGCTGGCGCATCGCCGGCGACGCCCGAAGCACCTCGATCACCCACCACCTGTCCACGCTGCCCCAGCAGCTCACCAACCACCTCGACACGACCACCCCCACCAACGACCCCGGATTCCTCACCGGCACCGCCGGAACCGCTCTCGCCCTGCACACCGCCCTCATCGACACACCACCACGATCCGGATGGGACGCATGTCTGCTGCTGAGCTGA
- a CDS encoding FxLD family lanthipeptide encodes MTQALEQTAAPGELDEFTLDISVVEDSLPLAKMSCDTSDGCGGTTCGSACTSQVAQTPY; translated from the coding sequence ATGACCCAGGCACTCGAGCAGACTGCCGCCCCCGGTGAGCTGGACGAGTTCACGCTCGACATCAGTGTGGTCGAGGACAGCCTGCCCCTGGCGAAGATGTCCTGCGACACCAGCGACGGCTGCGGCGGAACCACCTGTGGGTCCGCCTGCACCAGTCAGGTCGCCCAGACCCCGTACTGA